From Erigeron canadensis isolate Cc75 chromosome 8, C_canadensis_v1, whole genome shotgun sequence, one genomic window encodes:
- the LOC122610788 gene encoding GPI ethanolamine phosphate transferase 2 yields the protein GGGGGDGFISCTKFTLLTLFAAVLQITGLSLFIFGFFPIRPALSGFSGTDSFQPPSSCASDPSHQNHTSLHHPDRLKSLYQELSEIPTSYDRLILMVIDGLPAEFVLGKDGQPPLEKFKDAMPYTQSLLASKIALGYHAKAAPPTVTLPRLKAMTTGSIGGFLDVLFNFNTQALLEDNIIGQFFRIGWKMVMLGDETWLKLFPGLFTRHDGVGSFFVKDTVQVDHNVSRHLSYELNKNDWNLLILHYLGLDHVGHLGGRSSILMGPKLQEMDEVIKMIHLSTIQAQASGHGRTLLVVVSDHGMQENGNHGGSSYEETDSLALFIGRRSSNVSTSYDTINQVDIAPTLALLFGVPIPKNNAGYLISDLFQPLEDHQLLRAMELNSWQLLRLLEAQSTDSTCGSLEDTSSRLYLDAASLHKSWKSKNVLRSATNDDFKSIVVAYGDFLRTASEQLSHSATDKPIVLLAIGVMTMILSCAMFLGLLFKLGQEIYASAQIDTFQLPEAFVVTVIVILVLSMGSSSLVEEEQYLWHFLTTTLFLVLLRMTIKSTAVKHNRTYVQLCLIAVIIISGRVLRGWHQGGVNWTHLPDIAKSLEIGGSSHIKFFQLVSVVVVMSLCLYTLSSIRFRGYIVIWIGLGYLCGGLLILQYVAKYQGSGAVASDIEAILVIQLIYGFLGTCVTVTIIAAPWFMSFQSKDLFLAIRDSLYVSGTTYMFGWCLLQLMLQQPVNAMPISLLLVQILATIIYFSRGGSDVKQWVEIAVIYYVGMAGHFSLGNTNTLATIDVAGAFIGISTHSTVLSGLIMFAITYASPILALLSITMSISMKNINRVLNTQEANMGQLLKKTLGFPCLVPLGLNSVLLVAYTIILLLMRNHLFIWTVFSPKYIYVVVTTACVLIGVLFLSSTVTYIILTSIFLRNVYTRI from the exons ggtggtggtggtggtgatgggttCATAAGCTGCACCAAATTCACACTGCTCACCTTATTTGCAGCAGTCCTTCAGATCACCGGTCTGTCCCTCTTCATCTTTGGATTCTTTCCCATCCGACCCGCTCTCTCCGGCTTCAG TGGAACAGATAGTTTCCAGCCTCCCTCATCATGTGCTTCAGATCCATCTCATCAGAATCACACATCTCTGCATCACCCCGACCGCCTTAAATCGTTGTATCAG GAACTTTCTGAAATCCCGACTTCTTATGATCGACTGATATTAATG GTTATTGATGGTCTTCCAGCAGAGTTTGTTCTTGGAAAGGATGGTCAGCCTCCATTAGAAAAGTTTAAAGATGCGATGCCTTACACCCAATCTCTATTGGCTAGTAAAATAGCTTTGGGTTACCATGCAAAGGCTGCACCTCCAACCGTTACACTACCACGCTTGAAG GCCATGACTACTGGGTCAATAGGGGGATTCTTGgatgttttgtttaattttaacacTCAAGCTCTTTTGGAAGACAATATTATAG GTCAGTTCTTTAGAATAGGTTGGAAAATGGTTATGCTTGGGGATGAAACATGGCTTAAGTTGTTTCCTGGATTATTTACAAGGCATGATGGAGTTGGTAGCTTTTTC GTCAAAGATACTGTGCAAGTGGATCACAATGTTTCTCGGCATTTGAGTTATGAACTTAACAAGAACGACTGGAATCTTctg ATTCTTCATTATCTTGGTTTGGATCATGTTGGACATCTTGGTGGTCGCAGTAG TATCTTGATGGGACCAAAACTCCAAGAAATGGATGAAGTTATAAAAATGATTCACTTGAGTACTATCCAAGCTCAAGCAAGTGGCCATGGACGAACTCTATTG GTAGTAGTTAGTGATCATGGTATGCAAGAAAATGGTAATCATGGGGGATCTTCATATGAAGAAACTGATTCACTGGCTCTTTTTATTGGCCGAAGAAGCAGTAATGTATCAACTTCATATGATACTATTAATCAG GTTGATATTGCTCCAACATTAGCTCTTCTTTTTGGGGTACCTATCCCGAAAAATAATGCTGGCTATCTGATTTCTGACCTTTTTCAGCCACTAGAAG ATCACCAGCTATTAAGGGCAATGGAACTGAATTCGTGGCAGTTGTTGAGGTTACTTGAAGCCCAATCAACCGATTCTACCTGTGGAAGTTTGGAGGACACATCTTCTAGGTTATATCTTGATGCTGCCTCACTCCATAAATCTTGGAAGTCAAAGAATGTCTTAAG GTCTGCTACAAACGATGATTTTAAGAGCATTGTTGTTGCGTACGGTGACTTTCTAAGAACTGCAAGCGAGCAGTTGTCACACTCAGCAACAGAt AAACCCATTGTCTTACTTGCTATTGGGGTTATGACAATGATTCTGTCATGTGCTATGTTTTTGGGCCTCCTTTTCAAACTGGGCCAAGAAATTTATGCAAGTGCACAAATCGACACGTTCCAGTTGCCCGAGGCGTTTGTAGTGACAGTTATCGTAATTCTTGTGTTGAGCATGGGTTCAAGTTCTCTGGTTGAAGAAGAACAATATCTATGGCATTTTCTGACCACAACCCTTTTTCTAGTATTACTCCGCATGACGATAAAATCAACTGCTGTTAAACACAATCGAACCTATGTTCAATTATGTTTAATTGCAGTGATTATCATTTCTGGAAGGGTTTTAAGAGGTTGGCATCAAGGTGGTGTTAACTGGACTCATCTTCCCGACATTGCTAAATCACTTGAGATTGGCGGGAGTTCTCACATAAAGTTCTTCCAACTTGTCTCCGTGGTGGTTGTAATGAGCTTATGCTTGTATACTCTTTCTTCCATAAGGTTTAGGGGTTATATCGTCATTTGGATTGGTCTAGGCTACTTATGTGGTGGTTTACTGATTCTACAATATGTAGCAAAGTATCAGGGTAGTGGGGCTGTAGCATCTGATATTGAGGCGATCTTAGTCATACAGTTAATCTATGGATTTCTCGGTACATGTGTAACAGTAACGATTATAGCAGCACCATGGTTTATGTCATTTCAGAGCAAGGATTTGTTTTTGGCAATTAGAGATTCGTTGTATGTTAGTGGGACAACATACATGTTTGGGTGGTGTCTTCTGCAACTTATGCTACAACAACCTGTCAATGCAATGCCTATATCACTGCTTCTTGTGCAAATCCTTGCtaccattatttatttttctcgTGGTGGTTCAGATGTGAAGCAGTGGGTTGAG ATTGCAGTCATTTATTATGTGGGAATGGCGGGTCATTTCAGTCTTGGAAACACCAACACTCTAGCTACCATCGATGTAGCTGGAGCTTTCATT GGAATCTCTACTCATTCAACAGTGCTGAGTGGATTAATAATGTTTGCAATAACATACGCATCTCCCATTCTAGCTCTCCTAAGTATAACTATGTCgatttctatgaaaaacattaaCCGGGTTTTAAACACCCAAGAAGCAAATATGGGACAGCTTCTTAAGAAGACCCTGGGCTTCCCTTGTCTAGTTCCACTGGGGTTGAATTCTGTACTTTTAGTTGCATACACCATCATACTGCTCCTGATGAGGAACCATTTATTTATATGGACCGTCTTTTCACCAAA GTATATCTATGTTGTAGTCACGACTGCTTGCGTCCTTATTGGGGTGctttttctttcttcaacaGTGACTTATATCATTTTAACATCAATTTTTCTGAGGAACGTCTATACAAGGATTTAA
- the LOC122580028 gene encoding kinesin-like protein KIN-1 produces MANICVCARFRPANSKEDGESICISRSDSHSFTLKDEKDEQYIFSFDKVFYDDSEQSDVYDFLARPIVTDALNAINGTIITYGQTGAGKTYTMEGGNILETDNRKKGLLPRVVDELFEAINLIGEATAYKIKLSMVEIYMERVRDLFDLSKDNIKVKEHKGHGIMLCGVTEILISNGEEALKFLSSGVANRAVGETQMNMASSRSHCIYIFTVQKEATNEKRVSTGKLVLVDLAGSEKAEKTGAEGRVLEEAKTINKSLSALGNVINALTSSQQGKAHHIPYRDSKLTRILQDALGGSSHTALLCCCSPSLCNSSESLSSLRFGARAKHVKASLRTICKEDMLDRKQETSSSLDDVQLKSVVPHHQRILKKLREKLDAETVNMIEEEFLLDGLVSDPSSSEEVNSSQEELITSETISAWKEATDKLVTTIVELRREKERLMHEYGLMEMKTEILEQLTKTLKAKLKKSDAYSLLVQGLFYFAVVCMYCVLLISCYTCDG; encoded by the exons ATGGCGAACATATGCGTATGTGCGAGATTCCGACCTGCAAATTCAAAGGAAGACGGTGAATCTATTTGCATTTCACGCTCTGATTCTCATTCGTTCACTCTCAAG GATGAAAAGGATGAACAGTATATATTCAGCTTCGATAAAGTGTTCTATGATGATTCCGAACAATCCGACGTCTACGATTTCTTAGCTCGGCCTATTGTTACCG ATGCTCTGAATGCAATTAATGGCACTATCATCACATATGGACAG ACAGGAGCAGGGAAGACTTATACAATGGAG ggAGGAAACATTCTGGAAACAGACAACCGAAAGAAAGGATTGCTACCTAGAGTGGTGGATGAACTATTTGAGGCTATAAACCTCATTGGTGAAGCAACCGCTTATAAAATCAAACTGTCAATG GTAGAGATTTATATGGAAAGAGTAAG AGACCTGTTTGACTTGTCTAAGGACAATATTAAGGTGAAAGAGCATAAAGGACATGGGATTATGCTGTGTGGGGTGACAGAA ATCTTGATATCGAATGGTGAAGAAGCATTAAAGTTCCTATCT AGTGGGGTAGCAAACAGAGCAGTTGGAGAGACTC AAATGAACATGGCAAGCAGTAGAAGTCATTGCATCTACATATTTACTGTTCAGAAAGAAGCGACAAATGAGAAAAG GGTGAGCACTGGGAAGCTTGTTCTTGTGGACTTGGCGGGATCTGAAAAGGCTGAGAAGACAGGTGCAGAGGGGAGAGTTCTTGAAGAAGCCAAAACCATTAACAAATCACTTTCTGCACTTGGAAATGTCATCAATGCTTTGACTTCCAGTCAACAGGGCAAAGCACATCACATCCCCTATCGTGATTCAAAGCTTACTCGGATACTTCAGGATGCTCTT GGAGGAAGCTCTCATACTGCATTGCTTTGCTGTTGCTCACCGAGTCTTTGCAATTCATCAGAGAGTCTATCTAGTCTACGATTTGGAGCAAG AGCTAAGCATGTAAAGGCATCGTTGCGCACCATTTGCAAGGAAGACATGCTTGACCGGAAACAGGAGACATCATCGTCTCTGGATGATGTGCAGCTGAAATCAGTTGTCCCGCATCACCAGAGAATTCTAAAAAAG TTAAGAGAGAAGTTGGATGCTGAGACAGTGAATATGATAGAGGAGGAGTTTCTTTTGGACGGACTCGTTTCTGATCCCAGTTCAAGTGAGGAGGTGAATTCAAGCCAAGAAGAACTTATTACTTCAGAAACAATATCCGCATGGAAGGAAGCAACAGATAAGCTTGTTACAACTATTGTTGAG CTAAGGAGAGAAAAGGAGAGATTGATGCACGAGTACGGATTGATGGAGATGAAGACCGAGATATTGGAGCAACTCACCAAGACACTCAAGGCAAAATTAAAGAAATCAGATGCTTACTCGCTCCTGGTTCAAGGCTTATTTTATTTTGCTGTAGTCTGCATGTATTGTGTTCTTCTCATTTCTTGTTATACATGCGACGGGTAA
- the LOC122580592 gene encoding mitochondrial uncoupling protein 5-like, with protein sequence MGVKGFVEGGIASIVAGCSTHPLDLIKVRMQLQGENHPTGAAIARPPRVGPITVGMKIVQHDGVRALFSGVSATMLRQTLYSTTRMGLYDMMKTKWTDPDTGIIPLWQKISAGLMAGGIGAAVGNPADVAMVRMQADGRLPIAERRNYKSVIDAISQMVRKEGVGSLWRGSSLTVNRAMLVTASQLASYDQFKETILSKDWMKDGLGTHVTASFGAGFVASVVTNPIDVIKTRVMNMKVEAGKPPPYKGAIDCALRTVRAEGVMALYKGFIPTISRQGPFTIVLFVTLEQVRKLLKDF encoded by the exons ATGGGGGTCAAAGGATTCGTTGAGGGCGGTATAGCATCAATCGTGGCCGGATGTTCAACCCACCCACTTGATCTCATCAAGGTCCGAATGCAGCTTCAAGGCGAAAACCACCCAACGGGTGCAGCAATAGCACGTCCTCCACGCGTTGGTCCCATTACGGTTGGTATGAAGATTGTTCAACATGATGGCGTTCGTGCACTTTTCTCTGGTGTTTCCGCCACCATGTTGCGTCAAACACTTTATTCCACCACGCGAATGGGCCTCTACGACATGATGAAGACCAAATGGACCGATCCAGATACTGGTATTATACCGTTGTGGCAGAAAATAAGCGCTGGATTAATGGCCGGCGGTATAG GTGCGGCGGTTGGAAACCCGGCGGATGTTGCAATGGTACGTATGCAAGCCGACGGGCGTCTTCCTATTGCTGAACGTCGTAACTACAAGAGTGTAATAGATGCCATATCACAAATGGTAAGAAAGGAAGGGGTTGGTAGTCTTTGGCGCGGTTCATCATTGACAGTGAACCGGGCAATGTTGGTGACGGCGTCCCAGTTGGCATCGTACGATCAATTCAAGGAAACAATACTAAGCAAAGATTGGATGAAAGACGGATTAGGGACACACGTGACTGCAAGTTTTGGTGCAGGGTTTGTTGCATCAGTTGTAACAAACCCTATAGACGTGATTAAGACACGGGTCATGAACATGAAAGTAGAAGCTGGAAAACCACCACCGTACAAGGGTGCGATAGATTGCGCCCTAAGAACGGTTAGAGCGGAAGGGGTAATGGCTCTTTATAAAGGGTTTATTCCTACCATATCAAGGCAGGGACCATTTACAATAGTGCTATTTGTCACGTTGGAACAAGTTCGAAAGTTGCTCAAGGATTTTTGA
- the LOC122579802 gene encoding uncharacterized protein LOC122579802, with translation MGPHAPAYAGSKWNVGFDPSLKQNGVSSTPPIRLPSYHASELGPWCAVISYDACVRLCLKYWSLGSSEARIFLENECSLLRSAFCLEQVLLQPEEELLNKRSSELVVQGVVKKPQKTYGKLKVQVRKVKMGIDVPTGCTFSSIKNPPVVKLQKVNRRLSSMKTTMYSEWKALKRVRVAPTFSTNGSLSHQSLAYLHFGTHYVKDVAGIVKVGITSLHNVPTPPEEVQESYICSLRLKSSTDDDVTRMQPGSTESHVFLPDGMRDDLVIEVTDSKGKYCGHAIAQLADIADDTGEKLRWWPIYHEPEHELVGRIQLHINYSTSTDENSNVKCGIVAETIAYDSVLEAAMKVQKFQQRNLLLRGPWKWLVTRFASYYGVSDAYTKLRYLQYVMDVATPTADCLNVVHDLLSPVMVGKLKGTLSSQENRMLGILSDQIEQTIALAFENYKSLDESSPSGLTDTHTHVSGFVSPALKPALKLYALLHDILLPEAQLQLCKYFQTAVRKILGRHLAETNEFVSSNGEKSTVTQVAFSSAYQKMKSLCLSIREEIVNDIKIYKQDVLPSFLDLPNLSSALYSSELCNRIRAFLIVCPPISLSPPVTDLIITTCDFQKDLVCWNISPVKGGVDSKDLFHSYITHRINAKHLELLEACKLDKGVGLPHSMSTFVDDMYKQLKETFREFEVILRLWPDYTLALEKVIADSERAIMGTLEKQYSDILSTLKENTIPVKAVQYVQRFAKGNALPYSFPEELGTLFNSMKKTLDVLQPDIETRFKSHSSCISKSENTVPGELLNEVTVLLRTKFRNYLQAAVEKLAGNTRLQNTTNLKKVIQEAKDSVGESDIRHRMQPLKDLLSNIISDLHGILEVHVFIIFCRALWDRMGQDVLRVLEKRKENWSYKASRVALSILNETFSSEMQRLIGHTLDDKDLELPRSIIEVRSMLCK, from the exons ATGGGTCCTCATGCACCTGCTTATGCTGGTTCTAAGTGGAATGTGGGTTTTGATCCATCTTTAAA GCAAAATGGTGTATCTTCCACTCCACCAATTCGCCTCCCCTCATACCATGCAAG TGAGCTAGGACCTTGGTGTGCTGTGATCTCCTATGATGCATGTGTGCGGCTGTGTCTCAAGTACTGGTCCCTAGGCAGTTCTGAAGCTCGTATCTTCTTAGAAAATGAGTGTTCCCTCCTTCGAAGCGCTTTTTG TTTGGAGCAAGTTTTGTTACAACCAGAGGAAGAGTTACTGAATAAAAGATCATCAGAATTAGTCGTCCAGGGAGTTGTTAAAAAACCACAGAAAACGTATGGAAAGTTAAAAGTTCAAG TGCGGAAAGTTAAAATGGGCATAGATGTACCTACTGGTTGcacattttcatcaattaaaaaCCCTCCTGTGGTGAAGTTGCAAAAAGTGAACCGCCGTTTGTCCAGCATGAAAACAACAATGTATTCAGAGTGGAAGGCGCTAAAGAGAGTTCGAGTGGCACCAACTTTCTCTACTAATGGATCACTTTCACATCAAAGTTTGGCGTATTTACATTTTGGCACACATTATGTAAAAGATGTGGCAGGGATCGTAAAAGTAGGCATAACAAGTTTGCATAATGTCCCTACACCTCCCGAAGAGGTTCAAG aatcatatatatgttctttGAGATTGAAAAGTTCAACTGATGATGACGTGACACGGATGCAGCCAGGATCCACTGAAAGCCATGTATT CTTGCCAGATGGCATGAGAGATGATTTAGTTATTGAAGTTACTGATTCAAAAGGAAAGTATTGTGGTCACGCCATTGCTCAACTGGCAGATATAGCTGATGATACG GGGGAGAAGCTTCGTTGGTGGCCTATATACCATGAGCCGGAACATGAGCTTGTGGGAAGAATACAACTACATATAAACTATTCAACTAGTACAGATGAGAACAGCAATGTGAAG TGTGGTATTGTTGCTGAAACTATTGCATATGACTCGGTCTTAGAGGCAGCAATGAAAGTACAAAAGTTTCAGCAGAGGAACTTGCTTCTTCGTGGTCCATGGAAGTGGTTGGTAACTAGATTTGCTTCTTATTATGGAGTTTCTGATGCATATACCAAACTAAG ATACCTTCAATATGTTATGGATGTCGCCACACCAACTGCAGATTGTCTAAATGTGGTGCATGACTTGCTTTCTCCAGTGATGGTGGGGAAATTAAAAGGCACTTTAAGCTCCCAAGAG AATCGCATGTTGGGGATCCTTTCGGATCAAATTGAACAAACCATTGCGTTGGCTTTCGAGAACTAcaaatcacttgatgaatcTTCACCATCTGGATTAACAGATACACATACACATGTATCTGGCTTTGTTTCTCCTGCTCTGAAACCTGCTTTAAAGCTATATGCTCTTTTGCATGACATATTGTTACCTGAAGCACAACTGCAGCTATGTAAATATTTCCAG ACTGCTGTGAGAAAGATTTTAGGAAGACACTTGGCCGAAACCAATGAATTTGTTTCCAGTAATGGTGAAAAATCAACAGTTACCCAAGTTGCTTTTTCATCGGCTTATCAGAAGATGAAATCTCTTTGTTTAAGTATCCGAGAGGAAATTGTTAatgacataaaaatatataagcaGGATGTGCTTCCCAG CTTTCTAGATCTTCCAAATCTGTCTTCAGCTCTCTATAGTTCCGAGCTTTGCAACAGAATACGTGCATTTCTTATTGTTTGCCCACCTATTAGTCTCTCACCTCCTGTGACAGACTTAATTATTACAACTTGTGATTTCCAGAAGGATCTTGTTTGCTGGAATATTAG TCCTGTCAAAGGTGGTGTTGATTCCAAAGATTTGTTCCACTCTTACATAACACATCGGATTAATGCCAAGCACCTTGAACTGCTTGAAGCTTGCAAGCTTGATAAG GGTGTTGGATTGCCACATTCCATGTCTACttttgttgatgatatgtaCAAGCAACTGAAGGAGACCTTTCGTGAATTTGAAGTCATTCTCCGTCTTTGGCCTGACTATACTTTGGCTTTGGAGAAG GTTATAGCGGATTCTGAACGGGCAATTATGGGAACTCTTGAAAAACAGTATAGTGATATATTATCAACACTGAAGGAGAACACAATCCCGGTTAAGGCAGTACAATATGTTCAAAGATTTGCCAAGGGAAATGCTTTACCTTATAGTTTTCCTGAGGAG TTAGGAACTCTTTTCAATTCGATGAAGAAGACGCTTGATGTACTGCAACCTGATATTGAAACTCGGTTCAAATCACACAGCTCATGCATTTCAAAAAGTGAAAATACAGTACCGGGAGAACTTCTGAACGAAGTAACTGTACTGCTGAGAACGAAATTCAGAAATTATCTACAGGCAGCTGTAGAGAAACTTGCTGGAAAT ACACGGTTGCAAAATACTACAAATTTGAAGAAGGTAATCCAAGAAGCGAAGGATAGTGTGGGTGAATCTGATATAAGGCATAGGATGCAGCCTTTAAAGGATCTGTTGTCAAACATAATTAGTGATCTCCATGGTATTCTTGAAGTCCATGTCTTCATAATCTTTTGTCGGGCTTTATGGGATCGAATGGGACAG GATGTGCTGCGAGTGTTGGAAAAAAGGAAAGAGAACTGGTCTTATAAAGCTTCACGAGTTGCACTTTCT ATTTTGAATGAGACATTTTCATCAGAAATGCAAAGATTGATTGGACATACGCTAGACGATAAAGATTTGGAACTACCCAGATCAATCATAGAAGTGCGGTCGATGCTGTGCAAATGA